In the genome of Colwellia sp. PAMC 21821, the window GGCGATTTCAGCCAAAGCTTCAACACATTTAATATCAGCCGTAGTGCAAGTTGGAGATTTAAAAATAACGGTGTCAGATAAAATAGCGCACATCATAGCACCAGCAATGTTTTTAGGAATTTCAACATCGTGAAAGTCATACATCATTTTAATAATAGTATTGGTGCAACCTACCGGACGAACCCAAATTTCTAGCGGAGTAGAAGTGGTAATATCACCTAATTTATGATGATCAATAATGCCTAACACTGTGCATTCATCAATATCGTCAGGGCCTTGTATGCGGTCTGAGTGATCAACAACATAAATACCGTCTGTATCAGCAAAGTTTAACTTAAGCTCAGGTTTTTCTAATCCAAACTTCTCTAAAATAAAGGCAGTTTCAGGTGAAAGTTCACCTAAACGTGCGGGTTTTACATCTTCACCAATCGTTGTTTTCAAATATGAAAGCGCGATGGCTGAGCAGATTGAATCTGAATCTGGTACTTTGTGACCTACGGCATAAGCTGGCATAAATTGCTATCTCCAAGCTCTGCTAAGTTAATAACGGAGCGAATAAATGAGTTCTGTCTAGAATATGGCGCGTATTCTAGCAAAATTTCTTAGTGTTAGCCTAGTGACTATTTGCACTCTTTTCGTACAACTTTAGTCACTAAGGCTAATGGTTAAGCTTAATGGTTAAGCCGAGTAGTTAAGCCTAGTAAGTATGCCTAGTAGTTAAGCTTAGTGGTTTTACCCCAAAACACTTTATAAGAAAATATGGTGTAACCAATAATCATCGGCAAAACGACTGCTGCACCCACAAAAATAAACCATAATGACTCTCTAGAGCTTGCTGCTTCAAATATGGTTGTTTTAAAGGGGACTATGTACGGATAAAAGCTGTAGCCTAAACCACAAAAACATAGAATAAATATCATAACTGCGGCTGTAAAGGGGAGCCAGCAACCAAGATCATTTTCCATCGGCACTTTGTCTAAATAGCGATGTACGGTTACAAATGTAAAGCCAAGTAATAAGGTGATTGGCACCAGCATTATCGCTTGTATTCCGCCTAACCATTTATCCATAATTTGTTGGTCAATTAATAGATTAGTTAAACATACAGCGACAATACCAAAGGCCATAAGTACATTGGTATATTTTGCCCATTTTGCAGCACGGCGCTGTAACTCACCTTCGGTTTTCATTACTAACCATGCCGCACCGATAAAGCAATAACCTGCCGTTACACAAATAGCTGACAAGGCTGAAAAGCCCAGAGATAACCATGTATCTTCAAACGAGGTGATGT includes:
- a CDS encoding manganese-dependent inorganic pyrophosphatase, whose product is MPAYAVGHKVPDSDSICSAIALSYLKTTIGEDVKPARLGELSPETAFILEKFGLEKPELKLNFADTDGIYVVDHSDRIQGPDDIDECTVLGIIDHHKLGDITTSTPLEIWVRPVGCTNTIIKMMYDFHDVEIPKNIAGAMMCAILSDTVIFKSPTCTTADIKCVEALAEIAGIEDYKGLGMEMFTVKSSVQGTPVRELVLRDFKDFNMSDNIVGIGQLEVIDLALFDEMKADLHADLQAVKEEGNRHTVMLLLTDIMQEGSELLVVSDDTSIVEKAYDISLVDNKVWLPGVMSRKKQVVPPLQNTFAK
- a CDS encoding cytochrome d ubiquinol oxidase subunit II, coding for MISATVDWLPIVFVGLMGLSFLVYAILDGYDLGVGVLLPLDNPQQRDMMIYSIGPFWDANETWLVMAIGLLLIAFPNAYSLIFQALYLPTALMLAGLILRGVSFDFRTKALSADKNKWEYAFKFGSLLATLSQGYMLGRYITSFEDTWLSLGFSALSAICVTAGYCFIGAAWLVMKTEGELQRRAAKWAKYTNVLMAFGIVAVCLTNLLIDQQIMDKWLGGIQAIMLVPITLLLGFTFVTVHRYLDKVPMENDLGCWLPFTAAVMIFILCFCGLGYSFYPYIVPFKTTIFEAASSRESLWFIFVGAAVVLPMIIGYTIFSYKVFWGKTTKLNY